The sequence below is a genomic window from Chondrinema litorale.
TTCGAAACACAGGTAAACATTTACCTGATCTCAGCTGATGCTGATGCACTCCCTGATAGTTTGGCTGCCCTGGCTGCTTCTGCTGCATTAACCGTTTCTGATATTAACTTTAATGGTCCTATTTCTGAAGCAAGAGTTATAAAAGTAGGTGAGGATTATATAATTAACCCAACTCCAGCTCAAATTGAAAATGCTGAGCTTAACTTAATTGTTGCGGCTTCTATCGAAAATATTATGATGGTAGAAGGTGAGATGAAAGAAGTATCTGAAGATGATATGCTTGGTGCTTTAAAAGCAGCTCACGAAGCGATTAAAGATCAGTGTAAAGCACAGCTTGAGTTAATGGAAAAAGCTGGCAAGTCTGAAAAGAGAGAATTTGCAGGCTTTGACGAAGACGAAGACTTGAAAAAATTAATCTTTGACGCAGTATATGATAAATTCTATACAGTTGCTTCTTCAGGTATTGCAAATAAAAATAAAAGAAAAGAGGGTTTTTCTGAAATCACAAACGAATTCCTTGATTCTCTACCAGAAGATCACGAATACGACGAATTTAAGATTAAAAGATATTTGAAGAAAGCACAGAAGAAAGCTGCTCGTAGCGCTGTACTTGATACAAATAAAAGACTTGATGGAAGAGATTTAGAAGAGGTAAGACCAATTTGGAGTGAAGTAAACTATCTGCCATCTGCACACGGTTCAGCAGTTTTTACTCGTGGAGAAACTCAATCATTAACTTCTGTTACACTAGGTACTAAGCTAGACGAGCAGATGATTGATGGCGCTATGCATCAAGGTTATAATAAATTTATTCTTCACTACAACTTTCCAGCATTTTCAACTGGTGAGGTAAGACCAAACAGAGGTCCGGGTAGAAGAGAAGTTGGTCACGGTAACTTGGCATTTAGAGCTTTATCAGAAGTTATTCCTCCTGATGTTGATAATCCATATACTATTCGTGTAGTTTCAGATATTTTAGAGTCAAATGGTTCTTCTTCAATGGCAACTGTTTGTGCTGGTTCATTAGCATTGATGGATGCAGGTATCAAAATTAAAGCACCTGTTTCTGGTATTGCAATGGGTATGATCTCTGATCCTGAAACTGGTAAATACGCAATCCTTTCTGATATTCTTGGTGATGAAGATCATTTAGGAGATATGGACTTTAAAGTAACAGGTACTGCAAATGGTATTACTGCTTGCCAGATGGATATTAAAGTAGATGGTCTTTCTTATGATGTTTTAAAAGAAGCTTTAGAACAAGCTAATAGAGGACGTTTACATATTCTTGGTGAAATGAATAAGACACTTGCTGCACCAAGAGAAGATTATAAACCACACGCTCCAAGATCTATTACTATTAAGATTGAGAAAGAAATGATCGGTGCTGTAATTGGTCCTGGTGGTAAAATAATTCAAGAAATCCAGAAAGAAACTGGTTCTACTATCATTATTGAAGAAGTTGATAACAAAGGTGTTGTAAATGTTTTTGCTAACGACCAGAAATCTACGGATGCTGCGCTAGCTAGAATTAAAGCAATTATAGCAGTTCCTGAAGTTGGAGAAGTATATGATGGTGTTGTAAAATCTATTATGCCATTTGGTGCATTTATAGAATTTATGAAAGGAAAAGAAGGTTTACTTCATATATCAGAAATTACTTGGGAAAGACTTGAGAGTATGGATGGAGTGCTAGAGGAAGGTGAAGAAGTAAAAATAAAACTGATAGATGTTGATAAGAAGAGCGGTAAGTTTAGGTTGTCGAGGAAGGTCTTACTTCCAAAGCCTGAAGGTTATCAATCTAGACCAAAAGGAAACGATAGAACTGATAATAAGAGAAAGCCTAGATAAGGCTTTCTTTTTTTCTTTATAGCTATTTAAAAAAATATACCCAAAAACTTGCAAAATCGGTTATAAATCACAAAAATTATATTGAATAAGTCTTGCATATAAAAAATTGGGCTCTAGTAAATATAATTTAACTGATACTACTGATGAGACAACTCAAGATCAGTAAGCAGATCACTAACCGGGAAAGTCAATCACTTGATAAGTACTTGCAGGAAATCGGTAGGGTAGAGTTATTGACTGCCGAACAGGAAGTTGATTTGGCAAAAAAAATTAAAGATGGCGATCCTCTCGCTTTGGAAAAATTAACCAAAGCTAATCTTCGTTTTGTGGTTTCTGTAGCTAAGCAGTATCAAAATCAAGGTTTAACACTAGGAGATCTAATTAACGAAGGCAATCTTGGACTAATAAAAGCTGCCAAGCGATTCGATGAAACTCGAGGTTTTAAATTTATCTCTTATGCTGTTTGGTGGATCCGTCAATCTATTTTGCAGGCATTGGCAGAGCAGTCTAG
It includes:
- the pnp gene encoding polyribonucleotide nucleotidyltransferase, whose translation is MKAIEQKISLADGREITIETGKLARQADGSVVVRMGNTMILATAVSLKEAKEGIDFLPLSVDYQEKFASAGKIPGGFLKREGKLSDHEVLVSRLVDRAIRPLFPDDYGFETQVNIYLISADADALPDSLAALAASAALTVSDINFNGPISEARVIKVGEDYIINPTPAQIENAELNLIVAASIENIMMVEGEMKEVSEDDMLGALKAAHEAIKDQCKAQLELMEKAGKSEKREFAGFDEDEDLKKLIFDAVYDKFYTVASSGIANKNKRKEGFSEITNEFLDSLPEDHEYDEFKIKRYLKKAQKKAARSAVLDTNKRLDGRDLEEVRPIWSEVNYLPSAHGSAVFTRGETQSLTSVTLGTKLDEQMIDGAMHQGYNKFILHYNFPAFSTGEVRPNRGPGRREVGHGNLAFRALSEVIPPDVDNPYTIRVVSDILESNGSSSMATVCAGSLALMDAGIKIKAPVSGIAMGMISDPETGKYAILSDILGDEDHLGDMDFKVTGTANGITACQMDIKVDGLSYDVLKEALEQANRGRLHILGEMNKTLAAPREDYKPHAPRSITIKIEKEMIGAVIGPGGKIIQEIQKETGSTIIIEEVDNKGVVNVFANDQKSTDAALARIKAIIAVPEVGEVYDGVVKSIMPFGAFIEFMKGKEGLLHISEITWERLESMDGVLEEGEEVKIKLIDVDKKSGKFRLSRKVLLPKPEGYQSRPKGNDRTDNKRKPR